Genomic DNA from Anguilla anguilla isolate fAngAng1 chromosome 17, fAngAng1.pri, whole genome shotgun sequence:
TCATTTAAACACGGCATTAGTTTCTTTGACACTTGGTTTATTCCGGTCCAGAAGGAGAGTAGTGGAACGTGGTTGAAGAGGGTGTGTTACTGCTTTATTTCTGGCAGTTTCCAGAAGTTTCCACGGGCATGTGGCTCACCCCGTGCTTGTCATTCAGACCATTACCAAATTTAGGGGCCAGGATGATGATCACATGGGGACTATTCTGTCCATTTTTCAGCCGCCAATCAGCAACAGAGAAgggttttcttctttctctagAATAATGCGTACTCTAGTTAAATATTGGTGGCTCCATATTGTAGGTTGCAAACATTGTTGTTGAGAGTTCTGATTGCAGCTTAGTTGACCCCCTCATCCCTGGGAGAATTGTATGATGTACcttttattcatacattttgtCGTTATGCTGTaggatgtttactgaagcatttcacAATTACACAACAGCTTTGCTACGCCTGGGAATCATAGTCTGCAATCTTGTGCAGAGAAGGTTATTCCCTTCTCACACTACGGGGTCAAACCTGAAAATCCCCAGATCACTACTCAAATGAAAACCCTTGAGGttacaaaactgtttttgaagGAAAATGTGTTTGACCTCCTAAATATTCTTTGGACAtcctgagattttttttgttcattttttaaaagcttctaAATGTTTAAGAGTTTTAAACAAATTGGCAGTCATGCCATTTCACTATGAAATTTAATGATCAGGGCTTCttctgtgtgcttttttgtttgaattgtgAAAACCCAACCCTAGTCTGTCGGGTCTGCTAGCCAGAaagtttttaataatttttagaGACCAAATTTTATTCTGTACATTCCCAAGCCATTGTTTTGAGTCACAAGTTCTGTTTGGGGCTCTGAGATTAGCCTACGTGTAGCGCAAGTGCATCGTAAGCCTGGACTCCCCTAAAATCTAGATGTGCTGAGTTTCACTACAGTCATGCTGAACGTTTCAAGTGGCTGTCAAGCGTAGAGAccgttttttttgcatttttattatatgaGTGTTTCACGACCTTTTTTGTGCATAGAAATGAGCTTTTTACATCATAGGTGTCAAAATTTGATTTTCTGTGGGACAAATTTATATGAGTTTACATAATGCATTCCAACAgtgatgtaaatatttttaaaaaatggaaaaatgacatTAGCCCCTTGCGCTAACCCTTTGGCCTCTTATGTTCGCAGACATGCTGCAGCTCATTAACCACCAGGACATGGAGTTCCCTGGCCTGTTCGATCCCCCCCATTTCGGAGCGGTGGGCCCCCCGGCGGACGTCCCGGGTCTTTCCGCGGCCAGCCCGCCCTCTTCCTcaccttcctcttcttcctcctcttcctcttcctctgccctGACACCTGGCAGCATGCCTCACCTGGACGCCCTTCTGGGCCCGCCCACCACCCGTagctcctcccctcccaccaAGGCGTACCAGCCCCCTGCCTtccagcagccccccctccccaccattaCCACACCCAAAATGCGGTCCACCCCCCCgactccacctccacctgctccgGCCAATCCGGAGCCCCGGCTGTCCCAGCCGCAGCAGTCCTCCCCGGCTTTCAGCACCGCCCCCCAAGCCTTCTTCACCACACCCCCGCAAACGCAGCAGCACCTGATCAGCTACACCCCCCAGGGCGGATACACAGGTAAGGATTCACCCAATCACTTACCTGTACTAACGTCTTTTCTCTGGGGAATTTTCCTCTGTAAAGCACTGGTTATAACCTGCTTGCAAAAGGCACCGTACAAATATAAAGAATCTGCAACCATAACACACCTCCGAATCAATGGCTTACATAGCAACTCCCAGAATGCAGAGCCAGTGCAGCAGGCACACAATTAAAAACGCGCTGGAATTTAGCTGTCCACATTTGAAGGTTTGGTGCATTCACAATGTTAGGGCGGGTATAGCATAGTATATTAGGGTGGGGCACCTGTGTGTACTCGTTTAAATTCCGTATTTGTTTACCCCAAGCCCAGGTGATCCTTTCTCAGTTTCTTTCGCCTGCGTTTGATTCCCGCTGCATGTCTCCGAGAGCCTGCTGGAACACCGCTACAGGCAGCATCACACTGGAAGGCAGTCGATGGTCTGCCAGCCCATGGCATGTTTGCATGGAGATTTGAGTGTCAAAGCAAAAGAGAAACACGCGCGGCTTGAGCTGCTGTCATTTTACAAGGAGGAAAATATTAGCCAAACGTTATTAACACGCGCGCAGGAGAGCAGGTTTAAACATTTGACACACAAATGCAGCGTGTGCTCGTGCGTGCGCTCCGCTGCGTGGCGGCCGCAGCGGGTCAGTGGCCAGCGTGAGTTTGACAGGGGCGGGCTGGCTGTCTAGACAACGTGTTGGGCAATCGTCCCCCTGTTGCGATAAAAGCCAGTGAGATGTTACCGGAGGGTCCGGAGTCCAGACCTCCGCATGTGCCGGCTGCTTGTGACATCACCGGGCTCCGCCTGCGTAACGTCATCCCATTGACCCCGGGtgaacagggagggaggggtcgaCACAACTTCCTGTTTGAAACGTGCGCTGCATTCAGCGAATTCCTCAGATCCAGGGTCGCCATTTTAAGCCGGAGATTCCCAAACATGAGTCTGGGGAGGCCTCACCAACATGGAAGAATACTTTACCTTTTAAGCATATTTAGTTCATATTTACGTATTTCTTCATTTATACCTTTTAAACCTATGCAATATTACCTGGTTGTCTTGTGCATATCTGTGAAGTCCTGCTTTATACATGCTTTGAGTTacttgcattttaaatagtcACTGCAGCCTGAGTGGGTGGAgtgaaatgttaaatgtttttagtcgGCTGATTTTGGTCAGCTGGTTTCTCAGACAATATTTAAATTTCCTAACTCCAGCTGCAATTCACCATTTTTGGTGCCATTCTTTCTGTTGCATTGCAGCTGTCAGTCAAGCAGGCTCTGCCCAGCCTTTGTCCAGTCTCCCCGCCTCTCCTCAGCACATCCAGCCAACCACCATCCAGGCCCAGGTCCAGGTCCAGAGCCTGCCCACTCAGCCCATGCTGACCACTTCCTCGAGTCCGCCCACACAGACCGTCGCTCCTCACGTTCAGCAAGTTCCAGTGAGTTTGTTTGTCGCCATGGCCACAATTGAAAAGCAGGGATAGCATTTCCCGAATGTTTGCCGTATGACTCCACATATCAgggttttattaaaaatttggtttcataattttagatttgaagGGGAATTTAACACTTCTAGCTGAGTCATTCCGTCAGTGAGTTCTAGCTGAATTCATCCCAGCCGAATCGTGATACattaaaaagcagaaacatTGTAGGGTATAAGTACAGTGAAATGGCGTTTCCTGTTGAATGACTGTTGGATGACTTCCTCCCGCTGTTCTCTTCAGGTGTTGCTTCAGCCACAGTTCATTAAAGCAGACTCCTTGCTGCTGACCACACTGAAGCCAGACTCCGGCACCATGGTAACCACCATGGCAACGCCCTGCATCACCACCCTGGCCACTTCCACCACACCAGTACAGACCACCTCTCTGCAGGTACACAGACCCATCTACACAGCCCCAGCACAGACCAAATCTCTGCATTGTGCACCCCACAAACTCGATCTGCACTCCAGAACACCTCCCTGCAGGTACTTCCACTCATCTCAGTTACCCCCAGAAATCAGAGCTTGGGGCGCAAGTCCAGAAGTTTGCAGGTTCAGGtttcaaaatccaaaaaaataaaaaaaggaaactcacAGAGTTACGTCACTGAATGCACACACGTCCCTCGATCCGCAAATGCAGATTCAACACTTCACAAGTGAACTTTACATTTCAGAATGTCTTCTTGCcaaaaatacatgcataaatTCGGAGCATACATTTGGTTTGCGTATAAAAAGCACGAGGTATCTGTGTAGGGAAATATGTCTTTacaaatatgtatgcatttgtagAAATCAGTGCACATTCGTAATAATAAGGGTTGCTCCGGGCAGCTTAAGGTTTCTTTTCTCATTAAATGAGTTTgacccctgtgaccccccccccccaggccctcaTGAGCGGAGGCACCATCCTGACCACGGTCCCCCTCATGATGGACGCCGAGAAGCTGCCGATCAACCGCATCGCCATCAGCGGCAAGCCGGTGGGCCTGCCCCACAAGGGCGAGAAGCGCACGGCCCACAACGCCATCGAGAAGCGCTACCGCTCCTCCATCAACGACAAGATCCTCGAGCTCAAGGACCTGGTGGCCGGCACGGAGGCCAAGGTGAGAGCACCCCGCGGAATTAACCTCACTCGCCCCCCTCAGTCAGCCAGCGCGCCCAGAGAAAAGGGAACAGAGACCTGTTAATACCGAAGAAAAGGGGAAGAAGAAGCGAGAGGCCTCCCATTCAACAGAACaatgttttcctctttttttttttttggagcaatCAACGGTGAATTTGAGAGACTGGGAGTTGAGACTTTGAGTTGAGAAACACTAGATGAGAGATGCAATATACTGTCAACCAAGAGGGGGCGCCAGAGGAATGTAACAACATTTCACgtgacatttcacacaaaattgtgaacaacagtctttttttcacctgttttatcttggtttttttttggacagctCAACAAGTCGGCGGTTCTGAGGAAGGCGATCGACTATATCCGTTTCCTGCAGCAGTCCAACCAGAAGCTGAAGCAGGAGAACATGGCCTTGAAGATGGCGCACCAGGAGAACAGTGAGTGcctcccccgtccccgcccctcgccccgcccATCTTCCCGCGCGCGTTCCGGATGGTTCCGTCTGCCAGCTGACCGATAGGCTGGTGCACAGAGATGTACAGGTGAGCGTTAACgactgacccctgacctcctcCCTGCAGAGTCCCTGAAGGACCTGGTTGCCATGGAGGTTGATGGGGAGGTGAAGACTGAGCTGctgaccccgcctccctcaGATGCCGGCTCGCCCAATAGGAGTCCCTACTCTCACTGCAGCAGCGACTCTGAGCCCGACAGCCCTATGGTGGAGGAGACCAAGGTACCTGCATGCACACGCctgcacatacgcgcacacactaTTGGTGCATGGTCCATTTGTGTCCCACATTTACACTTGtcactctccctccacccctgtctctctccctccatccctccctctctgtccctctacccctccccctctctgtccctccccatctccctccctccctctctctcttagtcAGCAGTGCAGTCTGAGACGctggctgtgggcggggcaggtgcAGCGGGCGGGGTAGGGATGCTGGACCGCTCTCGCTTGGCGCTCTGCGCCttcaccttcctcttcctctccctcaacCCGCTGGCGGCCCTGCTGTGCGGCGGGGCGGGTGCCACGGCAACCACCGGCACCCCGGAGCACTCTGGAACGGGCAGGACCATGCTGGGTCTGGACGGCGGAGGTAAGGGATCACATCCACGCCGTTCCCATGGCAACACATAAGGAAAACATAATCAAAAACTTCCTTAGAATACTTACATATGCGTAGATATGTATGCGAGTGGTGACACAGTGAGCGAATGTGCCAGTCAGATTGAGTGACAGGTTCCGGTCCCTCCCCCCTGCAGATGGCTCTGGTTGGCTGGACTGGATGGTTCCCACGCTGCTGATTTGGCTGCTGAACGGGGTTCTGGTGGTCGGGGTTCTGATCCGCCTGCTAGTGTACGGCGAGCCCGTGACCCGGCCCCACTCCGGCTCCTCCGTCCTGTTCTGGAGGCACCGCAAGCAGGCCGACCTGGACCTGGCCCGGGTGAGCCCCCAGCACCACGGAAACGcgctaaaaacacacacccagggACAGAGTTTGACTGGGTGGACATTtgagttttttgtgtgtttatccaCCCTTGTGAGCGGTATTCATGCGGTGTCCATCCTGGGTTTGTTTCTCCACTACATTTTGGTCCAGAATTTCAACTGATTTGAacttatatttgtgtgtatattacaCCAGCATGTGTTCTGATGGCTTTGCCAGTAATTGCTCTGTTAATTTGCACCACAGTAAACAAAACTTTATTAGTTATTAATCTCATCAGTGTTGTAACTTGTCCTCTGCTGCCTCCTAGAGGTGACGTGGgtcatcttttctttttagcCATTGAatagtttttactttttatcgCTAATCTTCCTTTACGCTAAGGTTCATTAGTCATGTAGGAGACGCTCACGTCCTGAGTGGCTTACAGTGTTGAGGAACAGGAGTACCTTCTCCTGATTTACATGAGCAGcagtgccagacctggccaGCAGCATTCACAGACCAGCGAGTGTATGAGTAATGTCTCTCAAGcacagatgaaaatgagctGTGATAAGCAAGAAAATCCAACCGAAATGCAAATCCCTTCTTCTCGTTTTCAcactctttctgtttctctcacccCCTTTccgtctccatctctctctctttccctctttctctcctgtatCTGCcgttctttccctctttctctcctgtatCTCTcgttctttccctccctctctttccctctttctctcctgtgtctctcgttctttccctccctctcttccctgctGCAGGGAGACTTCCCGCAGGCGTCTCAGAACCTGTGGACGTGTCTGAAGGCTCTGGGCCGGCCCCTCCCCACGTCGCAGCTGGACCAGGCGTGCGCGGCGCTGTGGGCGGGGTTTCGGCTCTGCCTGCAGCGGCTGTGGGTGGGCCGCTGGCTGGCCGGCCGGGCCGGGGGCCTGAGGGCGGaccgccccctgcaggaggacGCGCGCAAGAGCAGCCGCGACGCCGCCCTGGTCTACCACCGCCTGCACCAGCTCCACATGACCggtagggggcagcagtgagATCAGCTCAGCTAGGACACTAAGAGGGGCTTTATTACAGATGAGGGgaccctgttcctggggggGTTTCTTGGTTCTCATGCCAACGTCTactgttaattatttaaaatcgCCCAATTCATGGGTCAAGTACAGATTtgattggggaaaaaatgacaaatatttgaacatttttaaccTCAGTTTGAGTTTCCCTTTTTGTTATTTGGCGTTTTATGGGCCTTTATCTGGGAAAGGGGTTTATGTTTTTGCACGCTGATCATTCATACAGGTGAATTTTTACTGAAGTGGTTCAGTTTTAGCTTCTCTCTCACGGCTACTGTGCCAGTTCACTGCAGCCTTCTCTTTTTCAGTTGGaaatccccctctctctgccacaAGAATTGCAAATCTATTAATGTTTAACTTTGTAATGGTGGgtcattaaatgtttaaaatcgAATATGTGGCCAACTACTGTTAATGATTATAAAGCAATTATGAGATACTATAACTATATTGTTGAAAACAATTCTTAAGTAATTATAActaaatgataaaacaaaagGTTGAAATTCTTCAGTCTgttgttttgtaattttaattgtagtttatttattataaataattccCACAGTTATTTATAATTAGAAACCATTAgggattttgaaaataatgttaaatgttgTGCTGTTACATTAAACCAGTGTAAACTAAGGGCTAATGTTGGTGATAAGTGGGGTCTGGTCAGATGAGAAGGAAACATAATAACTAATactttattatttcataaaattgCAGTCAATTTTATATTAACATGAAATATACTGTGATAGAttctttatattttgtattcattttaatgatgaaattttttttaatacaaacctGCCTGTGTGGTTTTAGCAGTCAGTGGTGAACAGTAGGCTTGACCCGCATGAGGAGGAATGTTTTAGCAGATACCGTTTCTTTTGATCAGTACCCTCAAAGCAACTTATCTTCCACACACAGAACGTCTTGATGACAAGTCATGTTGTTTTTATACGTGACTGcgtgtttcattttttgccgGTATGGAGTGTTTAAGGCGCCATTTTGCttggtttgttttgttcgtGTGCAGGTAAGCTGTGTGGGAGTCACCTGTCGGCGGTGCACATGGCGCTGAGCGCGGTCAACCTGGCCGAGTGCGCGGCCGACAGCCTGCCCGTCGCCACGCTGGCCGAGATCTACGTCTCCGCCGCTCTCCGCGTGAAGGCCAGCCTGCCCCGCGCCCTGCACTTCAtcgctgtgagtgtgtgcgtgtgtgtgtgtgtgtttgtgtgtgtgagtgtgtatatgtgtgtctgtgtgtaactcCCCTGAAAAGTTTGTACGACgttgtgtatgtttgtaccACCACACCAAAATTTTAAAGGTATTTTCCAACTccatattttacacacaaattATGTTCATGCCAAAATTAGTTATGTGTGATTTTAATCTTTGAAGTTGAAAAAACGTATTACAAAATGGATCAAATTTTCACCAAAGTTTTTTAATGTCATCATCGCTTCCAGAAAATTTGTTCTTGGGTGTTTGAGTCGTTGCCCTGATATCAGTACTTAtctggtgcagtgtgtgaagtTTGTGtatctcccccccgcccccctttccccccccgcAGCGTGTGTTCCTGGGCAGTGCTCGGCAGGCCTGCCTCTCCCCCAGTGGCAGCGTCCCTCCCGCCATGCAGTGGCTCTGCCACCCCCTGGGCCATCGCTTCTTCGTTGACGGGGACTGGGCCGTACGCAGCACCCCCAAAGAAAGCATCTACAGCCAGGCTGGCAACACCGGTCAGTCATGTTAACTGCAACGTTTAACTCTCTGGTGGCAATTTTGGCCCTTGGAACAGAAAGTACAAAACGTATTCACAGTTTAAAACATTGAAATGCATATTGCAGCCTACTGATAAAATTACAGTAGCCTGGGATTGTAGTTGTAGTATTTAATTTGTCTATTTTCCTGGAGGTGGCAACACTAATCAAAGCCCAACCCAAACTCTAAACTTACGCCAAAATCCGACTCCCATCTCCAAAACCATCCCCAAACCCATTATGAATACCCTAAATTATGAATAGCGAGTTGTTAGTGTCATAACCTGGACAGGATGGTGTTGATAAAGGGTTCTGTGGGTTGGGACTAGTGGTGAAAAGCAGCCATCCCTGCGGCTATCAAGGCCCAGCGGACCTGTAGCTTGGATGGCGTTTCTCCAGGGTGGGATGTCATGGCGCTCGCTGGGCTAACGGTgacgctctctctgcctcccgcAGTGGACCCCCTGGCTCAGGTGACGCAGGCGTTTCGGGAGCACCTGCTGGAGAAGGCGCTGTACTGCGTGGCCCAGCCGCAGGAGGAGAAGACCCCCGGCAAAGGCGACGGGTgagtgaccaatcagaaaccatCACGCCTTTTGGCGGCACTGTGAGAAAGCgccaagctccgcccccccgttGCAGTGGGCAGTTAGAGCTCTATTTC
This window encodes:
- the srebf1 gene encoding sterol regulatory element-binding protein 1, whose translation is MNSLSFDDPSLDNLDPSLSLNDPSDIDTALLNDIDDMLQLINHQDMEFPGLFDPPHFGAVGPPADVPGLSAASPPSSSPSSSSSSSSSSALTPGSMPHLDALLGPPTTRSSSPPTKAYQPPAFQQPPLPTITTPKMRSTPPTPPPPAPANPEPRLSQPQQSSPAFSTAPQAFFTTPPQTQQHLISYTPQGGYTAVSQAGSAQPLSSLPASPQHIQPTTIQAQVQVQSLPTQPMLTTSSSPPTQTVAPHVQQVPVLLQPQFIKADSLLLTTLKPDSGTMVTTMATPCITTLATSTTPVQTTSLQALMSGGTILTTVPLMMDAEKLPINRIAISGKPVGLPHKGEKRTAHNAIEKRYRSSINDKILELKDLVAGTEAKLNKSAVLRKAIDYIRFLQQSNQKLKQENMALKMAHQENKSLKDLVAMEVDGEVKTELLTPPPSDAGSPNRSPYSHCSSDSEPDSPMVEETKSAVQSETLAVGGAGAAGGVGMLDRSRLALCAFTFLFLSLNPLAALLCGGAGATATTGTPEHSGTGRTMLGLDGGDGSGWLDWMVPTLLIWLLNGVLVVGVLIRLLVYGEPVTRPHSGSSVLFWRHRKQADLDLARGDFPQASQNLWTCLKALGRPLPTSQLDQACAALWAGFRLCLQRLWVGRWLAGRAGGLRADRPLQEDARKSSRDAALVYHRLHQLHMTGKLCGSHLSAVHMALSAVNLAECAADSLPVATLAEIYVSAALRVKASLPRALHFIARVFLGSARQACLSPSGSVPPAMQWLCHPLGHRFFVDGDWAVRSTPKESIYSQAGNTVDPLAQVTQAFREHLLEKALYCVAQPQEEKTPGKGDGEYSDALEYLQLLTSSSDAAGATTQSFAIGSNMATLTGCDPHSKWWSSVAVVIINWLQGDDVAAERLYPAVEHLPRSLQNAESPLPRAMLSVFKAVRAALSKPENCQLSLSHSERASSLLRDSLNLGPHCYCSNIDKVVQLLLCDLLLVTRTTVWRQQQTVGPGGALQATPSELHGFQQDLSSLRKLAQTFRPAMRRLFLHEATARLMAGASPTRTHQLLDRTLRRRATPGAKTEESETRPGQREQAEAVMLACRYLPPSFLSAPGQRVGMLADAARTLEKLGDKRSLHDCQQMIIKLGSGTTVTST